A portion of the Terriglobia bacterium genome contains these proteins:
- a CDS encoding biopolymer transporter ExbD produces MAISTPRGTVETSLSEINITPLVDVVLVLLIIFMITAPVLQSSIEVNLPKTKAAKESTEQLVVVTIAKKQVLYVGNDPVKFDQLGNEVKRRTFGLTSQPIYLRIDESVTYGTLATVLDALKQAGFDDAQLVTQPYDKTPGK; encoded by the coding sequence ATGGCCATCAGCACCCCGCGAGGAACAGTCGAGACATCGTTGTCGGAGATCAACATCACGCCCTTGGTGGATGTGGTTTTGGTCTTGCTCATCATTTTCATGATCACCGCGCCCGTCCTACAGTCGTCGATCGAAGTTAATTTACCGAAGACCAAGGCCGCCAAGGAATCCACCGAGCAGTTGGTGGTGGTGACCATTGCCAAGAAGCAAGTCTTGTACGTGGGGAACGATCCGGTGAAGTTCGACCAATTGGGGAACGAGGTCAAACGGCGCACTTTCGGACTGACTTCGCAGCCCATTTATCTCCGTATCGATGAGTCGGTTACGTATGGGACGCTGGCCACCGTACTTGACGCTTTGAAGCAAGCCGGTTTCGACGATGCCCAATTGGTCACGCAACCGTATGATAAAACTCCAGGTAAGTGA
- a CDS encoding MotA/TolQ/ExbB proton channel family protein: MVFPSDKLVNLVVQSGIVAKVVLGILVFFSLLSWAIILKKFVVFKHARFRSSQFLRLFRRSQKLSEISAGCEPLRGAPLTEVFLSGYQELQSQMALTASNPGTGQTTVRMPMLKSIESVRRALLRGSSAELSKLEKKLNWLATTGTVTPFIGLFGTVWGIIDAFEGLGSSGSASLKAVAPGISEALITTAAGLFAAIPAVIFYNHFLHQLKDFAASMDDFSLEFLNLTERNFF; encoded by the coding sequence ATCGTTTTTCCTTCCGACAAACTCGTCAATCTGGTAGTTCAGTCCGGGATAGTCGCCAAGGTCGTCCTGGGGATTCTGGTCTTTTTCTCATTGCTCTCGTGGGCCATCATCCTGAAGAAATTTGTGGTCTTCAAGCATGCCCGGTTCAGGAGCTCTCAATTCTTGCGGTTATTCCGGCGGAGCCAGAAGCTCTCGGAAATCAGCGCCGGCTGTGAGCCCTTGCGGGGGGCGCCGCTGACGGAAGTGTTCCTGTCCGGCTATCAGGAGTTGCAGAGTCAGATGGCGCTGACGGCGAGCAACCCGGGCACGGGACAGACGACCGTCCGAATGCCGATGCTCAAGAGCATTGAGTCCGTGCGGCGCGCGTTGCTGCGCGGTTCCTCGGCTGAGCTGTCGAAATTGGAGAAGAAACTCAATTGGCTGGCAACGACGGGGACGGTCACCCCGTTTATCGGTCTTTTCGGCACGGTCTGGGGGATCATTGATGCTTTTGAGGGGCTGGGGAGTTCGGGAAGCGCCAGCCTGAAAGCGGTGGCCCCCGGCATCTCCGAGGCCCTGATCACGACCGCGGCGGGCCTGTTTGCCGCTATCCCCGCGGTCATTTTCTACAATCATTTTCTTCACCAGCTCAAGGATTTTGCGGCCTCGATGGATGATTTCTCCTTGGAGTTTTTGAATCTCACGGAACGGAACTTCTTCTAA
- the recN gene encoding DNA repair protein RecN translates to MIDFDTMLRHLFISNYALIDQMEMEFHSGLNLLSGETGSGKSIIVDALGLLLGSKASPEMVRTGSDHASVSGVFQIAKNPSITRFLDAQGVESNDEELILKREISREGKSRAFINHQPITVSTLKSLGRWLVDIHGQNEQQALAEADAQLALVDEFAGNQGLLEELAELAQQLTALRSQREALEHNEKEQNRLADLFSFQKKEIETAQLKPGEDEILNAEHRLLANATKLFEVANEVYASLYESEAAAARTVSLAERSLESIARIDETLAANLEQLRSARIQLEDVALSMRDYLRKIDISPGRLQQVESRMAEIEKLRRKYGTTVNEILDFYQDVAQRLQALEHRDEELESLKHQMSQLSEGYFSKATTLSDRRQRTAREMEKALEHELKQLAMERTRFKVQFDRSPVEFSPFGFDAVEYLVSPNVGEALKPLARIASGGEISRLMLALKTITHAGSRIKTLVFDEVDAGIGGRTAEVLGRKLKSLAQKNQILCVTHLPQIASFADHHYFIEKVELGGRTVTRVEHLGEDDRINELARMLSGARITDAVKKHARELLKQSRN, encoded by the coding sequence ATGATAGACTTTGACACCATGTTGAGGCATCTCTTCATTTCCAATTACGCGCTCATCGACCAAATGGAAATGGAGTTCCATAGTGGCCTCAACCTCCTTTCGGGGGAGACCGGTTCGGGCAAATCCATCATCGTGGACGCGCTGGGGCTGTTGTTGGGGAGCAAGGCCTCGCCGGAGATGGTCCGGACGGGTTCTGACCACGCCTCGGTCTCCGGCGTTTTTCAAATTGCCAAAAACCCATCAATCACGCGGTTCCTCGACGCCCAGGGAGTGGAGTCGAATGATGAGGAACTCATTCTCAAACGGGAGATCTCGCGCGAGGGGAAGAGCCGGGCGTTTATCAATCATCAACCGATCACGGTGAGCACTCTCAAGTCGTTAGGCCGCTGGCTGGTGGACATCCACGGACAAAATGAACAGCAAGCCCTGGCCGAGGCCGATGCTCAGCTCGCGCTCGTGGACGAATTTGCCGGAAACCAGGGTTTGCTGGAGGAACTGGCGGAACTGGCTCAACAGTTGACTGCCCTCCGGTCCCAACGCGAGGCCCTCGAACACAATGAGAAAGAGCAGAACCGACTGGCCGATTTGTTCTCTTTTCAAAAAAAGGAAATCGAGACAGCTCAATTGAAACCGGGGGAAGACGAGATCCTCAACGCCGAACACAGGTTGCTCGCCAATGCCACCAAGCTGTTCGAGGTGGCCAATGAGGTCTATGCTTCCTTGTATGAATCCGAGGCGGCGGCGGCACGCACCGTTTCCCTGGCGGAACGCTCGCTGGAGTCCATTGCGCGAATTGATGAAACCCTGGCTGCGAACCTGGAGCAACTGCGTTCCGCTCGAATCCAGCTGGAGGATGTGGCCCTCAGCATGCGGGATTACTTGAGGAAGATCGATATCAGTCCCGGCCGGTTGCAGCAGGTTGAATCCCGGATGGCGGAAATTGAGAAGCTGCGCCGCAAGTACGGAACGACCGTCAACGAGATCCTGGACTTCTACCAGGACGTCGCCCAGCGGCTCCAAGCCCTCGAGCATCGCGATGAGGAACTGGAATCACTCAAGCATCAGATGAGCCAGCTGAGTGAAGGCTACTTCAGCAAAGCGACGACGTTGTCGGACCGGCGCCAGCGCACCGCCCGGGAAATGGAGAAGGCGCTCGAGCATGAGTTGAAGCAGCTGGCCATGGAGCGCACCCGGTTCAAAGTCCAGTTCGACCGCTCCCCTGTGGAGTTCTCTCCGTTCGGGTTCGATGCCGTCGAATATCTGGTCTCTCCCAATGTGGGTGAAGCGTTGAAGCCCCTGGCGCGGATCGCCTCCGGCGGGGAGATTTCGCGGCTGATGTTAGCGCTCAAGACCATCACGCACGCAGGTTCCCGGATCAAAACCTTGGTGTTTGACGAAGTGGATGCCGGGATCGGAGGTCGAACGGCGGAAGTTTTAGGGCGAAAGCTGAAATCGCTTGCCCAAAAAAACCAGATTCTGTGCGTGACGCATCTGCCGCAGATCGCTTCGTTTGCCGATCACCACTACTTCATCGAAAAGGTGGAGTTGGGCGGCCGAACCGTCACCCGCGTCGAGCACCTGGGCGAGGATGACCGCATTAACGAATTGGCAAGAATGCTGAGCGGTGCTAGAATCACGGACGCTGTAAAAAAGCATGCCAGAGAATTGCTGAAGCAAAGTAGAAACTGA
- the miaB gene encoding tRNA (N6-isopentenyl adenosine(37)-C2)-methylthiotransferase MiaB produces MENKKFYIETFGCAMNVHDSEKVAGTLIGMGYEVTQSLEEAGLVLVNTCSIREKASEKVFSRLGALKKAFPQKKVGVLGCVAQQEGARFFQRAPNVHLVVGSASYNNIPRLIRELESGKDRIIDIHQDDEHCFETEVTQRIGPYRAYLTIIEGCNNVCSFCVVPHTRGPERSRPSDQVIAEVRRLVDEGYTEVQLLGQNVNSYRDPLGRRSFAELLGAVAEVEGIRRVRFATSNPQNFVREVVDAINAHPALCNAVHLPVQSGATSVLKRMQREYTREEYLRKVDFIKQSPRGIALSSDVIVGFPGETDSEFEESLSLLETVGYQQLYSFIYSPRPNTEARAMIDDVSPGEKSRRLAFLQNRQREIQTERAKSMVGTEVEVLVDGFSVKDPNTLAGRTSTNYVVNFSGPRALRGRYVKVRITKSGVNSLVGESADPTWQGNSFSSPMIQTHPEGAELGGPHGN; encoded by the coding sequence ATGGAAAACAAGAAGTTTTACATTGAGACTTTCGGGTGCGCCATGAATGTCCACGACTCCGAGAAGGTGGCGGGGACGTTGATTGGCATGGGGTACGAGGTCACGCAGTCTCTCGAAGAGGCCGGGCTAGTGCTGGTCAATACGTGCAGCATTCGCGAAAAGGCTTCGGAGAAGGTTTTTTCGAGACTGGGGGCCCTGAAAAAGGCCTTTCCACAGAAGAAGGTGGGCGTGCTGGGCTGTGTTGCGCAACAGGAGGGCGCCCGGTTCTTCCAGCGCGCGCCCAATGTCCACCTGGTGGTCGGGTCGGCCAGCTATAACAACATCCCCCGCCTGATTCGTGAACTCGAATCCGGCAAAGACCGCATCATCGACATTCACCAGGATGACGAGCACTGCTTTGAAACCGAAGTGACGCAGCGGATTGGTCCCTACCGCGCCTATCTCACAATCATCGAAGGCTGTAACAACGTGTGCTCCTTTTGCGTGGTCCCGCATACGCGTGGACCGGAGCGGAGCCGTCCGAGCGATCAGGTCATTGCAGAAGTCCGACGGCTGGTGGACGAAGGTTACACCGAGGTCCAATTACTGGGGCAGAATGTCAACTCATACCGTGACCCGCTGGGCAGACGAAGCTTCGCCGAACTTCTGGGTGCGGTGGCGGAGGTGGAAGGCATCCGGCGCGTGCGGTTCGCCACCTCCAACCCCCAGAACTTTGTTCGCGAGGTGGTCGACGCCATCAATGCCCACCCCGCGCTTTGCAATGCCGTGCATCTCCCGGTGCAGTCCGGCGCTACCTCCGTATTGAAGCGGATGCAGCGGGAATACACGCGTGAAGAGTACCTGCGCAAAGTGGATTTCATCAAACAGTCTCCCCGCGGGATTGCCCTCTCCTCCGATGTCATTGTCGGCTTCCCGGGTGAAACGGACTCGGAGTTTGAAGAATCCCTCTCTTTGCTCGAAACCGTGGGTTACCAGCAGTTATACTCCTTCATTTACTCCCCGCGACCAAACACTGAAGCCCGGGCGATGATTGATGATGTATCGCCGGGAGAAAAATCGCGCCGGCTCGCGTTCCTTCAGAATCGCCAGCGGGAGATCCAGACTGAACGAGCTAAGTCCATGGTTGGAACGGAGGTTGAGGTTCTGGTGGACGGGTTTAGTGTGAAGGACCCAAACACCCTCGCGGGCCGGACCAGCACCAACTACGTGGTGAATTTCAGCGGCCCTAGGGCGTTGCGGGGTCGCTATGTGAAGGTCCGGATTACGAAATCAGGTGTCAATAGCCTGGTGGGTGAGAGTGCTGATCCCACCTGGCAAGGCAACTCTTTCTCAAGTCCGATGATCCAAACACACCCGGAGGGCGCCGAACTGGGAGGACCCCATGGAAATTGA
- a CDS encoding bifunctional nuclease family protein, producing MEIEMKIRGLMLDPVTNMPIVVLKEAEGASILPIWVGNFEANAIAIEIEKVQTPRPMTHDLIKNILVGLRATLQRVVVSELKDDTFYALVWLNIDGRLVSIDSRPSDALALALRMDSPIFVEEDVLKTSKAAMLTSDKFKDENLRRWLENLTEEDLGKYKM from the coding sequence ATGGAAATTGAAATGAAAATTCGCGGGCTGATGTTGGATCCGGTCACTAATATGCCCATTGTTGTCTTGAAGGAAGCCGAGGGCGCTTCCATACTTCCCATCTGGGTGGGTAATTTTGAAGCCAACGCAATCGCGATCGAGATTGAAAAAGTCCAGACCCCCCGTCCCATGACTCATGATCTCATCAAGAACATCCTTGTTGGCCTTCGTGCGACTCTGCAAAGGGTGGTGGTGAGTGAGTTGAAGGATGACACTTTTTATGCCCTCGTGTGGTTGAACATTGACGGTCGCCTCGTCTCGATTGACTCCCGCCCCAGTGACGCCCTGGCCCTGGCCTTGCGCATGGACTCCCCGATCTTCGTGGAGGAAGATGTCCTGAAGACCTCCAAAGCGGCGATGCTCACTTCGGACAAATTCAAGGACGAAAACCTGCGCCGCTGGCTTGAAAACCTGACCGAGGAAGACCTGGGAAAATACAAGATGTAG
- a CDS encoding ParA family protein produces MRVDCRSLPARRGEYGSRDSSFLAVIPIPFLSELPVIITIANQKGGVGKTTTAINLASALARKGKRTLLVDIDPQANSSIVFCDIHQLLYSTYDVLADSQVKMKDILQHTSVRHLDLAPARISLAKLESQLIGELDAPFRLKDALAPVRADYDVVIIDTPPALGISTVNALVASTHLLVPIQASYFALEGTDDLLETFEKVKARANPDLKILGVLITLVDKRTRLSKDITSQIRKVFSNNVFRTTISKSVRLEESPAYRESIFTFAPDSSGAAEYFKLSEEVLHRA; encoded by the coding sequence ATGAGGGTGGACTGTCGATCCCTGCCAGCCCGAAGGGGCGAGTATGGCTCACGTGACTCAAGCTTTCTTGCCGTCATTCCCATTCCCTTTCTCTCGGAGCTTCCCGTGATTATCACCATTGCGAACCAAAAGGGGGGCGTCGGTAAGACCACGACTGCGATCAATCTTGCCTCTGCCCTTGCCCGCAAGGGGAAGCGTACCCTTCTCGTTGATATTGACCCCCAGGCCAACTCCTCGATTGTCTTCTGCGATATTCACCAGCTCCTTTACTCGACCTATGATGTGCTCGCCGACTCGCAGGTCAAAATGAAAGACATCCTCCAGCACACCTCGGTACGGCATCTTGATCTCGCGCCCGCCCGCATTTCGTTGGCCAAGCTGGAGAGTCAGCTGATCGGGGAACTCGATGCTCCATTCCGTCTCAAGGACGCGTTGGCGCCGGTGCGCGCGGATTATGATGTCGTCATCATCGACACTCCGCCGGCACTCGGCATCTCGACAGTGAACGCCCTGGTCGCATCCACCCATTTGCTGGTCCCCATTCAGGCCTCTTATTTCGCCCTCGAAGGAACCGACGACCTTCTGGAAACGTTCGAGAAGGTCAAGGCGCGCGCCAATCCGGACCTGAAGATCCTCGGGGTGCTCATCACGCTGGTAGACAAGCGGACCAGACTCTCCAAGGACATCACCTCGCAAATCCGGAAGGTCTTTTCCAACAACGTCTTCAGAACCACGATTTCAAAGAGCGTTCGCCTTGAAGAAAGCCCGGCGTATCGGGAATCCATTTTTACATTTGCCCCGGATTCTTCGGGGGCCGCTGAGTATTTTAAGCTCTCCGAGGAGGTGCTGCACCGTGCCTAA
- a CDS encoding ParB/RepB/Spo0J family partition protein, producing the protein MPKRVGLPTVIHMRHDAHYVDALTAKTGAPLGRMIAVDRIEPNPNQPRQHFGELEELIASIKEKGVLEPILVRFDPQSQKFMIISGERRFAASVRAGLKEIPCIEKEATDSEVAEIALIENLQRKDLTAFEEADGFKALSDRFGYTHNDIAKKIGKSRSSVTETLSINSLPEDVKKLCREAGIQAKTMLLEIVRQPSHEKMVSTARRIMRHELTRAASRQERQPESAKRPKTFTFHFVPPNQEFQLDLRFKRGQVERAEIIEILRKVLAALEEKG; encoded by the coding sequence GTGCCTAAACGCGTCGGACTGCCCACTGTGATTCACATGCGTCATGATGCCCATTACGTCGACGCTTTGACCGCCAAGACGGGGGCGCCGCTGGGCCGCATGATCGCCGTCGACCGGATTGAGCCGAACCCGAACCAGCCGCGCCAACATTTCGGTGAACTGGAGGAACTGATCGCTTCGATCAAGGAAAAAGGTGTGCTGGAACCCATCCTGGTCCGCTTCGATCCTCAATCCCAGAAATTCATGATCATTTCAGGAGAGCGGAGGTTCGCCGCCAGCGTGCGGGCCGGACTGAAAGAAATTCCTTGCATCGAAAAGGAGGCCACCGATTCGGAGGTGGCTGAAATCGCACTCATCGAAAATCTGCAGAGGAAGGACCTGACGGCTTTTGAAGAAGCCGACGGGTTCAAGGCCCTCTCGGACCGGTTTGGATACACGCACAACGACATCGCTAAGAAGATCGGGAAGTCGCGCTCTTCGGTCACGGAAACGCTTTCGATCAACTCCCTGCCCGAGGATGTGAAGAAGCTGTGCCGGGAGGCGGGCATCCAGGCCAAGACCATGCTGCTGGAAATCGTCCGTCAGCCATCGCATGAGAAAATGGTTTCGACGGCCCGGCGTATCATGCGTCACGAGTTGACGCGCGCCGCCTCGCGCCAGGAACGCCAACCGGAATCTGCGAAACGTCCGAAGACCTTTACCTTTCACTTCGTTCCTCCCAACCAGGAGTTTCAACTGGATCTCCGATTCAAACGCGGGCAGGTGGAACGAGCGGAGATCATCGAAATCTTAAGGAAGGTCCTGGCTGCCCTGGAAGAGAAGGGTTGA
- the gcvT gene encoding glycine cleavage system aminomethyltransferase GcvT, translated as MSTTAESQTLKKTALNKIHHALKAKMVDFGGWEMPVEYSGIMSEHLKVRTAVGLFDVSHMGEIDIRGKEALALVQQVTSNDASKLADGQVHYSGLTTYEGTFVDDVLVHRIRPDHYFLCVNASNSDKDFAWIVKNNRFDAEVRNLSPEYTQLAVQGPRALSVLQRLTSTDLSAIRYYWFTYGKVEGVDAMIARTGYTGEDGFEIYFPPAESERLWNRIMEAGASEGIAPAGLGARNTLRLEAKMALYGHEIDDTTTVLEADLGWICKLQKGDFNGRDLLLKQKQEGVKRILVGFEMTEPGIAREHYPVLFKGQTVGQVTSGSPAPFLKRNIGLAYVPVDHSAVGTEIQIQIRTRPAAARIVATPFYKRPK; from the coding sequence GTGTCCACCACCGCTGAGTCGCAAACCCTGAAAAAAACTGCCCTCAATAAGATTCACCACGCTCTCAAAGCCAAGATGGTCGACTTCGGGGGATGGGAGATGCCGGTCGAGTACTCCGGCATTATGAGCGAGCATTTGAAGGTTCGCACCGCCGTCGGATTATTTGATGTTTCTCACATGGGAGAGATCGACATCCGGGGGAAGGAGGCGCTCGCCCTGGTCCAGCAGGTCACTTCCAACGATGCCTCCAAGCTTGCCGATGGACAAGTTCATTATTCCGGGCTGACCACGTACGAGGGAACTTTTGTCGATGATGTGCTCGTCCATCGCATCCGGCCCGATCATTATTTTTTGTGCGTGAATGCTTCGAACTCCGACAAGGACTTCGCGTGGATCGTGAAGAACAACCGGTTCGACGCCGAAGTGAGAAACTTGAGCCCTGAATACACGCAATTGGCCGTCCAGGGGCCGCGTGCCTTGTCCGTGTTGCAACGGCTGACCTCCACGGATCTCAGTGCCATCCGATATTACTGGTTCACCTACGGGAAGGTCGAAGGGGTGGACGCCATGATCGCGCGAACGGGCTACACGGGCGAGGACGGGTTTGAAATCTATTTTCCACCGGCCGAGTCCGAGCGCCTCTGGAATCGGATCATGGAGGCGGGGGCGAGTGAAGGCATCGCACCTGCGGGTCTCGGTGCACGGAACACCTTGCGGCTCGAAGCGAAGATGGCCCTCTATGGTCACGAGATTGATGACACCACGACCGTGCTCGAGGCGGATCTGGGCTGGATCTGCAAACTCCAGAAAGGCGACTTTAATGGCCGCGACCTCCTCCTGAAACAAAAGCAGGAGGGAGTCAAGCGGATCCTGGTTGGATTTGAAATGACGGAGCCGGGAATTGCCCGGGAGCATTACCCGGTATTGTTCAAAGGTCAAACGGTGGGCCAGGTGACCAGTGGATCGCCCGCGCCTTTCCTGAAAAGGAACATCGGCCTGGCTTACGTGCCGGTTGACCATTCCGCGGTCGGAACTGAAATCCAGATTCAAATCCGGACCCGCCCAGCCGCGGCCCGAATCGTCGCCACGCCGTTTTATAAACGACCCAAGTAG
- the gcvH gene encoding glycine cleavage system protein GcvH: MSKYPEDCLYTKEHEWIRVNGKTGVVGITHYAQKQLGDIVFVELPKVGDHFDTNESFGTVESVKAVSEIYCPVAGEVTEINEAVVNSPETLNSDPHGDAWLIEIKIKNPPDLEDLMSAEEYDEYIHDEAAE; this comes from the coding sequence ATGAGCAAGTATCCAGAAGACTGCTTATATACGAAGGAACACGAATGGATTCGTGTGAACGGGAAGACGGGAGTTGTCGGGATCACCCACTACGCACAAAAACAACTGGGGGACATCGTGTTCGTTGAACTGCCGAAGGTCGGCGATCACTTCGACACCAACGAGTCGTTCGGCACAGTCGAGTCCGTCAAAGCCGTCTCGGAAATCTATTGTCCCGTGGCCGGTGAAGTAACGGAGATCAACGAGGCGGTGGTGAATTCTCCGGAGACGCTGAACAGCGATCCCCATGGGGACGCCTGGTTGATTGAGATAAAAATTAAGAACCCCCCGGATCTGGAGGATCTCATGTCGGCGGAGGAGTACGATGAATACATCCACGACGAGGCCGCCGAATAA
- the gcvPA gene encoding aminomethyl-transferring glycine dehydrogenase subunit GcvPA, producing MRYLPKSDAERKRMLQTVGVESVDQLFAHIPPAIRLKRSLQLPPPYSEPSLLEFFKACAAENAPGTVSFLGAGMYRHFIPVVVDHLISRTEFYSAYTPYQPEVSQGTLQAIFEFQSLMCQLTGMEVANASMYDGATAMTESALMAQRITGRSDLLVAETVHPEYREVLLTYTRHLNTRVRSVAFTESGQVDLDELKKRLSDKIAAVIIQSPNFFGNVEQLEEIARLAHERGSLLVVAVAESISLGLLRPPGQPTGDGQPVADIVAGEGQSLGIPISYGGPVLGFIATRDKHVRQMPGRLVGQTVDTTGRRGFVLTLATREQHIRREKATSNICTNQALCALMSTIYLSLLGKQGLREVAIQNMSKTQYALGRFKTIDSVEVLFNGPRFNEFVIRTRDRRKFSDRKLWKQNLVGGLSLKRFYPRLKNAELLCVTEQTPKASIDTLVDLYQNG from the coding sequence ATGCGTTATCTCCCCAAATCTGACGCCGAGCGAAAGCGCATGCTCCAGACCGTGGGGGTGGAGTCTGTCGACCAATTGTTCGCCCACATCCCCCCCGCCATCCGGCTGAAACGCTCGCTCCAGCTGCCGCCCCCCTATTCCGAGCCTTCCCTCCTCGAATTCTTTAAGGCCTGCGCCGCCGAAAATGCCCCGGGGACGGTCTCTTTTCTTGGGGCAGGCATGTACCGACATTTCATTCCGGTCGTGGTGGATCATCTCATCTCACGGACGGAGTTTTACTCCGCTTATACGCCTTACCAGCCGGAAGTCAGCCAGGGAACCCTTCAAGCCATTTTTGAATTTCAGTCCTTGATGTGCCAGCTGACCGGCATGGAGGTGGCCAACGCTTCCATGTACGACGGAGCCACGGCCATGACCGAAAGCGCCCTCATGGCGCAACGTATAACCGGCCGCAGTGACCTGCTGGTGGCAGAGACTGTGCATCCTGAATACCGTGAAGTCCTCCTCACCTATACGCGGCACCTCAACACTCGCGTGCGCAGTGTGGCATTTACCGAAAGCGGACAGGTGGATTTGGACGAACTGAAGAAGCGCCTCTCCGATAAGATTGCAGCCGTCATCATCCAATCTCCCAATTTCTTCGGAAACGTGGAACAGCTTGAAGAGATTGCCCGACTCGCCCACGAGAGAGGATCGCTCCTGGTGGTCGCGGTGGCGGAATCGATCTCGCTCGGCTTGCTGCGCCCGCCTGGCCAACCGACCGGAGACGGCCAACCGGTCGCCGACATCGTGGCCGGTGAAGGTCAATCGCTCGGTATCCCGATCAGTTACGGGGGCCCCGTTCTCGGGTTTATTGCCACGCGGGACAAGCATGTCCGCCAGATGCCAGGACGCCTGGTCGGCCAGACGGTGGACACTACCGGACGACGCGGCTTCGTCCTGACCCTGGCCACCCGAGAACAGCATATCCGCCGAGAGAAAGCGACTTCCAATATCTGCACCAACCAGGCCCTGTGTGCCTTGATGAGCACCATCTACCTCTCTCTCCTGGGCAAGCAGGGATTGCGTGAGGTGGCGATTCAAAATATGTCAAAAACACAGTATGCCCTTGGCCGGTTCAAGACCATCGACTCCGTCGAGGTTCTATTCAATGGTCCTCGCTTTAATGAATTCGTGATTCGGACCAGGGACCGGCGGAAATTCTCAGACCGGAAACTGTGGAAGCAGAACCTGGTCGGCGGGCTCTCCCTGAAACGGTTCTATCCTAGACTGAAGAACGCCGAACTCCTGTGTGTCACGGAACAAACCCCCAAGGCCTCGATCGACACTCTCGTGGACCTCTATCAGAACGGATGA